The Mesoterricola silvestris sequence AGATCAGCGACCAGCCCCCCCCCAAGGGCACGGCGGGGGTCAAGGTCTTCTGACCGGTCAGAGGAGGCGCGCGCCGGGCAGGTTCTCGTCCAGCCAGCCCTGGGCCAGCTGGCGCATGCCGGCCTCGTGGACGGAGTGCCAGGCCGCCTCCAGCGCCGGGAAATCCCTCAGGGTGTCCCGGAAGCAGCGGAAGGGCTTGGGCAGGCGCAGGGCCCGGGCCAGGGACCGGGCAGGCTCCCCGTCCTCCAGGTTCTCCACGAATTCCTCCATGATCCGGAAGCGGTCCCGGGACGGCAGGGGCTCGATGGGCAGGAGATCCTCGCTGTTCGTGCCGCCGTCCGGATCCACCAGCACCTCGCCGGTTTCCAGGTCCAGGTACCAGGTCACGTCGTAGGGGTTGCCCTCCAGGGCCTCCGTGAGATCCGCGGCCGCCACCTCCAGGTAGGCGTACTGCCCCGGGTCCTCCTCCTCCCGGGCGAAGGTGATGAACCCCACGTCCACGGGTTCGCGCCCCGCCTGGCGCAGCAGGGTCGCGATCTGGCCCCGGTGGTGCACCCCGTGGGTGGCCACGTGGAGGAGGATATCCTGCAGGGGCGTCCAGTATTCCTCGCCCTTGATGTTCCGGTAGTGCACCGGTGCCGCCAGGCGGCTGGCGGTGGCGGCCTTGAGCACCTCCCGGTACCCCTCGGCGTTGGCCCGGGCCCGCGCCCCGGCCTCGGCCAGGGTCAGGTCCATCCAGGGGTTGGCCTTGGCCTCGTCGCCGCACCGGATGCGGTCCAGCCAGGTCTTCTCGGCGCCCAGGACGTGGCCCAGGAGCCGCATCACGTCCGCCGGGGCATCCTCCAGGGCCTCCACCAGCCTTTCGTCCGCCCATTCCAGATGGCTGAAGAGCCGTTCCAGGTGCGCGTGCATGGCATCCTCCCGTTTCACCCCGCCTTGCGCGCGGCCACGAAGGCCTCCAGGGCCGCGACGGATTCCCCGTAGGCGGCCTTGAGCCGCTCCAGCAGCTCGCCCGCGGGCGCCTCCCACTTCCCCTGGCGCCCGCCCCCCTCCAGGAGCGCGGCCACGGCCCGCACCTTCGGGGCGCCCATGGTGCCCGCCGAGCCCTTCACGGCGTGGGCCACGTCGGCCATCTCCGCCATGTCCCCCTCGGCCAGGGCCACGCCGATGGCCTCGATGCGCCCCGGGGTGTCCTCCTTGTAGAGGCCCAGCATTTCCTCCAGGAGCCCCACCTCGCCGTCGTCCAGGCCCAGCAGCTGGTCCATGACGTCCAGGTCCAGCCGGGAATCCGCAGGATCCTCGCCGCGCAAGCCGGAATCGGGGTCGGTGGCCATGGAGTCCTCCTCCGGGCCATTATTCCAGAAGCGCGGAGAACATGGCGATTTGAAACGGCGGCGCCGCCGCGTCAAACTTGGAGGCCAGCGAAGGGACACCATGAAGAACCTGCTCCTGCAGCATGTGGAAGAATCCATCACCCTCAAGAAGGCCTTCTTCGCCAGGGAGGCCGACCATATCGTCGCCCAGGCAGCGGACATGGCCGAGCGGCTCCGGCGGGGCTGCCGGATCCTGGTGTGCGGCAACGGCGGCAGCGCCGCCGACGCCCAGCACTTCGCCGCCGAGCTCAGCGGGCGCTACGTGAAGGAGCGCCGGGCCCTGGCGGGCATCGCCCTCACCGTGGACACCTCCGCCCTCACCGCCATCGGCAACGACTACGGCTTCGACCAGGTCTTCAGCCGGCAGGTGGAGGCCCTGGGCCGGCCCGGGGACCTCCTGGTGGGCATCTCCACCAGCGGCAACAGCCCCAATATCATCCTGGCGGTGGAGGAGGCCAAGAAGCTGGGCATGCGCACCCTCGTCCTCACGGGCCGGGACGGCGGCAAGCTCAAGGACCTGGCCGACGATGTCCTGGTGGTGCCCAGCCAGGTGACGGCGCGGATCCAGGAGATCCACCTCATGACCTACCACTTCTGGTGCGAGGCCCTTGATACCCATTTCGACTAGCCGCCTGCGGGAGGCCGCGGCCCGGGAGCCGCTGGGGCTCTACCTCCACGTGCCCTTCTGCCGGGACCGGTGCACCTACTGCTCCTTCGTCACCACCCGGGACGAATCCCTCAAGGAGGCCGTCCTGGCGCGCCTGGAGCGGGACCTGCGGGACTGGGGCGCGCGCCTGGGCCGGCCCCGGGTGGACACCCTGTACCTGGGCGGGGGCACCCCTTCCCTCCTCACCGCGCCGGAACTCGCGCGGCTCACCGGGGCGGCGCGGGAGGCCTTCCACCTGGACCCGGCCGAGGCCACCCTGGAGGCCAACCCCGGGACCCTGGACCTGCCCTGGCTGGAGGCCGCCCGGGACCAGGGCTGGGACCGCGTCAGCTTCGGCGTCCAGGCCCTGGACGACGTCCTCCTGGAGCGCCTGGGGCGCATCCACGATTCCGCCGCCGCCCTGGAGGCCCTGGACGCGGCGCGGCGCGCGGGGTTCACCCGCGTGAGCGCGGACCTCATGGTGGGCATCCCCGGCCAGCGCCTGGACCGGGTGCTCCAGGACGCCCGGACCCTCGTGGAGGCCGGCGCCTCCCACCTCTCCATCTACCTCCTGGACCTGGACAAGGCCTGCCCGCTGCGGGGCCAGGTGGATTCCGGCAAGCTCGCCCTGCCCACCGAGGACGAGGTCGCCGACGTCTTCGAGGCCCTCCAGGCCGAACTGCCCCGCCTGGGCCTGGAGCCCTACGAAGTGAGCAACTACGCCCGCCCCGGCCAGGAATCCATCCACAACAGCCGCTACTGGGAGCGCCGGCCCTACCTGGGCCTGGGGCCCAGCGCCGCCTCCCAGCTGGGCGACTGGCGCTGGACGGAGAGCGGCGTCATCACCGCCTGGGCCGAGGACCGGGGCCGGGCCGACATCCAGGAACTGGACGCCGCCGAGGCCCTGGCCGAGATCCCCCTCCTGGGCCTGCGCATGCACCGCGGGGTCCACTGGGGCGACCTGCGCGCCCGGGCCGCCGCCCTGAACCTGCTGCCCCTGGCCGACGCCTGGGAGGCGAAGCTGGAGCCCTTCGTGGGGGCGGGGATCCTGCTGCGGGACGGGGAGGTCCTGCGGTTCAGCGCCCGGGGGATGCTGGTTTCCAACGGAGTGCTGGAAATCTTCGTCTAGGGCGCTAGACCGTGATGAAGGGGTTGTTCCAGGTTGAGCGGATCCCGGTTCATCCCATCAATCGGCGTTCATCCCAGTTTCCGCAGGGCTGATGCCGAGGTGGGTCGGAACGCATGTTACTCGACGTCCTTGAACCAGAGGTGGCGAGAACTCCCAGCGAAGTTCAAACGGGGATAAATGGGATCCAGGGGAAAAGGCAGGATAAAGAACGTCCGTTAATCCTTGCCCAGTACCCTGGCCAGCATGTAAAGCAGCCCCGCCACCGCGATCACCAGGGCCCCCCAGAACACCGCCTTCAGGGGCGCCCCCGCCGCCGGGGCGGGCTCGGTGCCCGCGGCCAGGACGATTTCCTGGGCCGGCGCCTCCCGCAGGCGCCCGGCGAGGAGGGCCATGTCGTAGTCCGGCGCCTCCAGGTCGCGGCCATAGCAGAGCTGGAAGGCATCCCCAGGCCGGAAGAAGCGCAGGCGCCAGGACGGGAGCAGGAGCCGGGCCGAGGCGATGGGCAGGGGCTGGTTGTCGCCTTCCTCCACCTCCACGGCGAGGTCGGGGCCCGCCCCGGGCAGGGGGATCACCAGGGCCTGGGCCGGCGCGCCGGGGTCCGCGTGGCTCCATTCCGCCACGGCGCGCACCTGGGCCGGATCGGCGTCCAGGACCCGCACCCGGCGCCGGAAGACCCGGGCCCCGGTCTCGAGCACCAGCCGCGAGGCGGGAAGGCCCGCCTGGGGCAGCCGGATCCGGTAGGTGGTGACGCGGTCCCGGGTGGTGCCCGCGGGCCAGGCCAGGGGCAGGGAGAGGGGCTCGTCCCGGGATTCCAGAAGGTAGGGGATCTGGCGGCCCCCCGCGTCCAGGAGACGCAGGTCCTGGAGCCGGGGGCTGGTGGCCAGGACGTGGGCGTCCAGGGCCAGGGCGGAAAGCCCGGGGGCCCCGGCGGGCACCTGGCGCCGGAAGCGGAAGCCGGCGGCGTCCAGGCTCGCGCCCACGCCCCCGTCCAGCGCCGCCGCGGGCGCGGGGGGCGCGGCCGCCTCCGGGCCCCAGGACGCGCGGGCCGCGGGGGCGCGGGAGAGCTGGTCCCTGCGCGCCTCCAGGTCGTAGCTGGGCGCCCGCAGGCGGGCATCGCCGCAGGTGGCGGTGAGAGGCCCGCCGTCCCGGGCCTCGAAGTAGATCCAGGGCTGGGGTTCCAGCTCGGCGCGCACGCCGGTGAGCTCCAGGCCCGGGTTGTCCCCGTCCTGCACGCGCAGATCGATCTCGGAGCCTTCGGGGACCTCCACGGGAATCCGCAGATCGAAGGCCGCGCCGCCCGGGACGCGCCGCAGCCGCGCGGCGCCCAGGCTCCGGGGCGCCAGGCTGGAGGCGGAGAGGCGGGGCTCGGTGACCTGGGCCTCCCGCAGGAGGGGGCCGTCCCCCGCCACGGTGAGCACCAGGGCCCGCAGGGGGACGCGCGGCCCCGGGAGCCGCAGGGTGAAGCGGCTCACGCCGGGCTCGGAGGGGCGCCGCAGGAAGGGCAGCTCGGCCATGGGCAGGACCGGGGCGGAGGCGGCCTTGAGGAGGAAGGCCGCCCGGGGCGCCGGGGCCGGCGCGCTGGCGCGGTCGTCCCACACGATGCGCAGGTAGCGGTAGTCCCCGGCCGGGAAATCCACCTCCAGCAGGCGCAGGCCTTCGCCGGGCAGGTCGAAAAGGCTGCCGGCCGACACCAGCTCCGTCCAGCGCTGGCGGTCGCCGCTGCCCTCCAGCCGGAACCGCTTGAGGAAGGGGGGGCGAAGGCCCTCCAGGCGCAGGCGGGAGGTGGACAGGGGGGCCCCCAGGTCCAGCTCCAGGCCGCTGGTGGTCTTCGTGGCGGGCAGCGGCAGCAGGCGCGCCGGGACCCACACCGCGGCCCGGGGATCGGGTGGCACCAGCACGTAGGGCACCTCCCGCCCCGCCCCGTCCCGGATGCGCAGGTCGGCCAGGGCGTTCCGGGTGGCGCCCAGGAGGGCCAGGTCCACGTCCAGGCGCTGGGGCCCGGGGTCCGCGGGCCGGATGGCGCGGTTCTGGGCCGCCAGGCCCAGGCAGAGCAGGCCTGCGACGACGAGGCGGATCATTCGGAGGCCTCCGTGCGGCGCAGGACGAACTTCTGGAGGATGA is a genomic window containing:
- a CDS encoding DinB family protein, which codes for MHAHLERLFSHLEWADERLVEALEDAPADVMRLLGHVLGAEKTWLDRIRCGDEAKANPWMDLTLAEAGARARANAEGYREVLKAATASRLAAPVHYRNIKGEEYWTPLQDILLHVATHGVHHRGQIATLLRQAGREPVDVGFITFAREEEDPGQYAYLEVAAADLTEALEGNPYDVTWYLDLETGEVLVDPDGGTNSEDLLPIEPLPSRDRFRIMEEFVENLEDGEPARSLARALRLPKPFRCFRDTLRDFPALEAAWHSVHEAGMRQLAQGWLDENLPGARLL
- a CDS encoding Hpt domain-containing protein, which translates into the protein MATDPDSGLRGEDPADSRLDLDVMDQLLGLDDGEVGLLEEMLGLYKEDTPGRIEAIGVALAEGDMAEMADVAHAVKGSAGTMGAPKVRAVAALLEGGGRQGKWEAPAGELLERLKAAYGESVAALEAFVAARKAG
- the gmhA gene encoding D-sedoheptulose 7-phosphate isomerase; this encodes MKNLLLQHVEESITLKKAFFAREADHIVAQAADMAERLRRGCRILVCGNGGSAADAQHFAAELSGRYVKERRALAGIALTVDTSALTAIGNDYGFDQVFSRQVEALGRPGDLLVGISTSGNSPNIILAVEEAKKLGMRTLVLTGRDGGKLKDLADDVLVVPSQVTARIQEIHLMTYHFWCEALDTHFD
- the hemW gene encoding radical SAM family heme chaperone HemW, with the translated sequence MIPISTSRLREAAAREPLGLYLHVPFCRDRCTYCSFVTTRDESLKEAVLARLERDLRDWGARLGRPRVDTLYLGGGTPSLLTAPELARLTGAAREAFHLDPAEATLEANPGTLDLPWLEAARDQGWDRVSFGVQALDDVLLERLGRIHDSAAALEALDAARRAGFTRVSADLMVGIPGQRLDRVLQDARTLVEAGASHLSIYLLDLDKACPLRGQVDSGKLALPTEDEVADVFEALQAELPRLGLEPYEVSNYARPGQESIHNSRYWERRPYLGLGPSAASQLGDWRWTESGVITAWAEDRGRADIQELDAAEALAEIPLLGLRMHRGVHWGDLRARAAALNLLPLADAWEAKLEPFVGAGILLRDGEVLRFSARGMLVSNGVLEIFV
- a CDS encoding DUF3999 family protein, translated to MIRLVVAGLLCLGLAAQNRAIRPADPGPQRLDVDLALLGATRNALADLRIRDGAGREVPYVLVPPDPRAAVWVPARLLPLPATKTTSGLELDLGAPLSTSRLRLEGLRPPFLKRFRLEGSGDRQRWTELVSAGSLFDLPGEGLRLLEVDFPAGDYRYLRIVWDDRASAPAPAPRAAFLLKAASAPVLPMAELPFLRRPSEPGVSRFTLRLPGPRVPLRALVLTVAGDGPLLREAQVTEPRLSASSLAPRSLGAARLRRVPGGAAFDLRIPVEVPEGSEIDLRVQDGDNPGLELTGVRAELEPQPWIYFEARDGGPLTATCGDARLRAPSYDLEARRDQLSRAPAARASWGPEAAAPPAPAAALDGGVGASLDAAGFRFRRQVPAGAPGLSALALDAHVLATSPRLQDLRLLDAGGRQIPYLLESRDEPLSLPLAWPAGTTRDRVTTYRIRLPQAGLPASRLVLETGARVFRRRVRVLDADPAQVRAVAEWSHADPGAPAQALVIPLPGAGPDLAVEVEEGDNQPLPIASARLLLPSWRLRFFRPGDAFQLCYGRDLEAPDYDMALLAGRLREAPAQEIVLAAGTEPAPAAGAPLKAVFWGALVIAVAGLLYMLARVLGKD